One bacterium genomic window, GACAGTGCGTGATTTCATTGCACTTAAGGTTGGCGATGTGATCCAGCTTGACCAGCGTATCGAAGAGCCGCTGGAGATTTATGTACGAGGAAGAAAGAAGTTTTATGCTCGCCCCGGCATTGTCGGACGGAAGACAGGATTTCAGCTTACCGGACACGCCGAGGAATAGGAGACGATAAATGGCAGATGAGATCACACCGAATACGCCGCAGGACGACGATTCGATTTTAGGCGGACCACCGCCGAGCGGAGGCAGTGCCGGCACACCAATCAAGGCGACTCCGCAATCGATACCGGCGGACCAGCTGTCGGCGTCGGCATCGGTAGATGACGAAGTCGAGGCGGCGATGTTGGCGGAACTGGCGAGGGTCGAGGCTGAAGATGCCACGCGCTTAGGTGCGATGGGCATGCCGACGGTACAGCCGGTTGAATTTGACAAATTTCAGCGTGTCCAATCTACCGGACAAGCACAGAACATTGACATTCTATTGGACGTCAAACTTCCGGTCGCCATCGAGCTTGGCCGAACCGAAATGAGTATCCGCGACATATTGGAATTAGGCGCGGGCTCAGTCGTGGAATTGACCAAGCTTGCCGGCGAGCCGGTGGATTTATTGGTAAACAACAAAATAGTAGCGAGAGGTGAAGTCGTCGTCGTTGACGAGAATTTTGGATTGCGGGTCACAAGTTTGATCTCGCCCGAAGACAGACTCAAGAGTTTATAACATGAAATGGACTATATTCAGCATCGGATCGCTGATTCAGTTCTGCAGTGTCAAATTGTTTGCTCAGGAAGAGCAAGTCCCAGACTTCGCCAGTGAAATGGGTCCAACCCTGCTTCAATTGGCCGGAGCACTGCTGCTGATCATAATCATCATCTACGCCTCGGTTTGGGTGATGAAGCGTTACTCTACCGGAAAGTCGCCGGTTGCCGGCGAACTCATCAAGATCGTCGAAAGACGACATCTCACTCCCAAGCAAGCAATCTATGTAATCAAGGTTGGGGAGAAGCACGTACTTCTCGGCGCGACTGAAGCAGGCATCAACAAGCTATGTGATGTCGAAATTGCTCCGCCGCCGCCCGTTAAACTTGGCGAAACCGCGCGCAGTTCCACCAAGTTCGGGCAGTTTCTCAAACAAGCCAAAGAGTCGTTGATGCCGCGCACTGCGATTGAGCAGAAGGGTGCGGAGGTATGAGACTCTCATGGCGCATAATTGCGATCATCGCGCTGCTCTTGGCAATGGGCACTGCGGAACTTATGGCACAGTCGATGCCGCAGGTATCGATTTCTATAGGCGGACAAACGACCGACGGCAAAGGGTTATCGACGACACTACAGATAGTGCTGTTGTTGACGGTATTGGCGCTTGCGCCTTCGATTCTCGTGATGACGACCTCGTTCATTCGAATTGTGATTGTCATGTCGTTTCTCAGGCAGGCGCTGGGGACAAACCAGTTGCCGCCATCGCAGCTAATCATGGGGATTTCACTGGTGATGACGGTTTTCGTCATGACACCGGTGGCGACACAGATCAATAACAATGCGCTTCAGCCATATCTCAAGGGCGAGATATCTCAAACGGAGTTCTTCGAAACGGGCGTGAAGCCGCTGCGCGAGTTCATGCTCAAGCAGACGCGCGAGAAAGATCTGGCGCTGTTTGTGAAGTATGCTGGATTGGAAAAGCCGGCGACGCGCGACGACATACCAACTCACGTTGTCGTGCCGGGATTTATTCTTTCAGAGCTGAGAACTTCGTTCCAGATAGCTTTCGTGATTTTCATACCGTTTCTGGTTATCGATATGGTTGTAGCATCGGTGTTGATGTCGATGGGCATGATGATGCTGCCTCCAATTCTGGTGGCGCTGCCATTTAAGATACTGCTGTTCGTCATGGTTGACGGCTGGTATCTGATCGTCAAGTCGCTGCTGGAGAGCTTCAAGATCGCAGGAGGATAGGTGACTTCACAATATGTAATAGCACTAGGCAAGGAAGCGATCATGCTGACGCTGATGGTGTCGGCACCGATGCTGATCCTTGGATTGATAGTAGGTTTGGCGATTGCAATCTTTCAAGCGGTGACTCAGATTCACGAGATGACGCTGACCTTTGTGCCGAAGATCGTGGCTGTGGGTCTGGCGTTGTTGATCTGCTTTCCCTGGATCATCAACATGTTAGTGGGGTTCACTACCAGGTTATTCACTTCGATTCCGACACTAGTGGGCTGAAATCTTTTCCTCGAGGGGAAGAAAAATACTCCTTTGACAGGCCCGGGACAGACTCGGACCTGTCTGCAACTGTCTTTCCGGTAACAAGTTAGAACTGCGTTCCTCTTCGGCACAGGCCTTGCTAAAGGTAGTGCGAAGAGGAGAAATCTAACTCGTGCAGACAGAAGCGATATTCGGACTTACACTTGACAACATAGTCGTCTTTCTGCTGTCGACCTTCCGGGTCGGCGGGTTGTTTGTCGCTGCTCCCGTTTTTGGCCAGACCACAGTTCCCGTACAGGTAAAGATCATGCTGACGTTGATGTTCGGCTATTTCCTGTTCCCGTTGGTCGGAACCCAAACTTTCCAACTCGATCCGGGTCTGTTGCCGTTGGTGATGCTTGGCGCCAAAGAGTTCATGTTTGGCTTGATCATCGGATTCTTGTTTCAGCTCATTTTCCTCGGTGTTCAGTTTGGCGGCGGTGTGCTCGGTTATCAGATCGGCTACGCGATGGTGAACGTGATTGACCCATCGACATCGGAAAGCGTGCCGATTATCGGTCAACTGAAGCTGATCATTTCGACATTGATATTTTTCATCATAGACGGCCACCACGTGATCATACAGGCGCTGTTTGAGTCATACAAAGTCGTGCCGATAGGGCATGTGTCATTCAACCCGCTGGCTATGGATGCTGTTATGCATGCAACGGCGGCGGTGTTTATCGTCGGCGTCAAGATAGCGGCGCCAGTATTGGTGACGCTGTTCATCACAGACATCTGTCTGGGCATTGTTGCTCGCACGATGCCGCAGATGAACATCCTCATTGTCGGCTTCCAGGTTAAGATCGGCGTGGGACTGTTCATGCTGGCTCTGGGGCTGCCGTTCTTCCACTTCATGTTCACCAAAGTTTTTAATCAGATGAGTATCGAAGCCTTCTCGATTACGAAAGGTTTCGCAGGATAGGTCATGGCAGACGAATCGTTCCAGGAACGGACAGAAGAACCTACTTCCAAACGGATAAAGGAAGCGCGGGAAAAAGGGCAGGTTGCCCGATCGACCGAACTGAGCTCCGTTGTGATCATGATCGCATCGGCGGCTTCGTTGCTTGCGCTGGGACCGTTAATGTCCTCGACCAGCCGCGACATGCTAACTTGGATACTTACTAATGCTACGACCTTTGATTTGACGGCTGCCACTGCACCGGCATTTATGCTGCAAATCACGATCCTCTTCGTGAAGATCTGCGCACCGATTGTCATTGTGATGGTGGTGATTGCGTTCGGTGTTTCGTATGTGCAAGTCGGCAATGTGATCTCGACGCAAGCACTAGAACCGAAATTTGAGAAGCTCAATTTTATCTCGGGGCTGAAAAAGTTGGTAAGCGTGAAGTCGATGGTGACTGCGCTGCGCGATATCATCAAGCTGACGATTATCACAGTCATTGCCTACTACGCCATCAAGAAAGAAGTCCCGAACATGATCGGGTTTACTGACATGGATGTAGCGGGAATAGCTTCTGCGATGACGGCCATTACTCTCAAGATATCATTCAAGATACTGCTGGCTCTGGCCGTGATCGCTATTCTGGATTATGTCTATCAGAAGTGGGATTACACCAAGGGTCTGCGGATGTCGATTCAGGACATCAAGGAAGAACTGAAGCAGACCGAAGGTAATCCACAGATCAAGGGCCGCATTCGGGCAATTCAGCGCGAGCAAGCACGCAAGCGAATGATGCAGGATGTGCCAAAGGCGGATGTTGTAATTACCAACCCGACGCACATTGCCGTTGCGCTCAAGTACGATACAGATGTGATGGCGGCGCCGACGGTCCTCGCAAAAGGCGAGCGGTTGATTGCCGAGGCGATCAAGAAGATTGCCTACGAATCAGGTGTTCCGGTCGTGGAGAATAAGCCGCTGGCGCGCGCGTTGTTCAAGTCGGTGGAAGTCGGTATGCAGATTCCAGGCGACCTGTACAAGGCAGTCGCTGAGGTATTGGCGTACGTCTACAGTCTTAACGGCAAGAGCAAGAGGAGAGCTTGATGAAAAGCTTCAGCTCATACTCTGATGTGATTCTCGCTGTTGCTGTCGTCGGAATCATTGGTGTTTTGATTATTCCGGTGCCAACCGGATTTCTTGATCTGCTATTAGCAGCAAATATCTCGCTGTCACTCGTGATTCTGCTTTCAACACTCTATTTGAAGCGCCCGCTGGAATTCTCGGTGTTTCCGGGATTGTTGCTGGTCGTCACATTGTTCCGTCTTTCATTGAACGTTGCTTCGACAAGACTGATTCTTGGCGAAGGCTATGCCGGCGCGGTGATTGACTCGTTCGGTAACTTCGTGGTAAAGGGCAACTACGTCGTCGGGTTCATCATCTTCATCATCTTAGTAGTGATTCAGTTTGTGGTCATTACAAAAGGCGCAGGACGAATCAGCGAAGTCGCAGCAAGATTTACTTTGGATGCAATGCCCGGAAAGCAGATGGCGATCGATGCCGATCTCAATGCCGGTTTGATAAATGACGATGATGCGCGCCGTCGGCGCTCTGAAATCACGAAGGAAGCAGACTTTTATGGAGCAATGGACGGCGCGTCGAAATTTGTTCGAGGCGATGCGGTAGCCGGTATTCTGATCACGTTGATCAACGTGATCGGCGGATTCATCATCGGTATGGCGCAGGAAGGTCTGCCGCTAACGGAAGCTTTGCGGCGTTACACATTGCTGTCGATTGGCGACGGCCTCGTCACTCAGATTCCGGCGCTAATCGTGGCGACGGCTTCGGGTATTCTGGTAACGCGCGCTGCCGGCGATTCCAATCTTGGTTCGGAAATGACCAAGCAGATGACACTTCAGCCGAAAGCGCTGGCAGTAGCATCGGCAATCGTATTCCTGCTCGGCATCGTTCCGGGCATGCCATTCTGGCCATTCAGCATATTCTCGATACTGGTCGGAGTTACGGCATATATGACATCACAGGCGATGAAGACCAAAGAAATTGCGGACGCCACCGGCGAAGTTCGCATTGAACCGGAAGAGCACAAGACTCCGACACAGCAAGCCGAAGAATCGCTTCATCTCGACACTCTGGAACTGGAGATTGGCTACGGACTGATTCCGTTGGTAGATGTACAGCAGGGCGGCGATTTGTTGGAGCGCATTTCCACTATCCGCAGGCAACTCGCGCAGGAACTTGGAGTCATAGTTCCGCCGATCCGAATCCGCGACAATGTCCAACTGAAACCGAATCTCTATGAAGTGAAACTAAAGGGCAACAGTATCGCCCGTTTTGAATTGATGGTCGACCACTTGCTGGCGATTAACCCAGGCTATCTCGATGACGATATCGACGGCTTCGCCGCCAAAGAACCAGCATTCGGAATGAGCGCAAAGTGGATCATCCAGAACTTCAAAGAACTGGCTGAGATGAAGGGCTACACCGTTGTCGAGCCTGCCGCGGTTATGGCGACACACATTACGGAATTGATCAAGATCCATGCAGCCGAAATCTTCACGCGTCAGGATGTCAAGAATCTTGTCGATCGCGTCAAGAAAGATACACCGGCAGCAGTGGAAGATGTAGTCGGCGACATCGTGCCGATTTCGACCTTGGAAAAGGTGCTGCAGAATCTCCTCTCAGAGCGAATCAGCATGCGCGACATAGTGACAATTCTGGAATCACTGGCGGAGTACTCGCAGCAAACCAAGGACGCGGATGTATTGACCGAGTATGTGCGTATGGCACTGCGCCGGACGATTACTCATACCTATGCCGGGACTGACGGGACGATGAGTGTCTTCACGCTGGAACCGCGCACTGAAAAATTCTTATCTGACAATGTACAGGCGACGAAGCAAGGGCTAATGCTGGTGATCCAACCGGCGAACGGCGAACTGCTGACGCAGAGAATTGCCAAAGCCTCCGAGCGGATGAGCCGCGAAGGCAACACGCCGCTATTGTTGGTCAGTCCAAATGTGCGGATGGCGCTACACCGATATCTGCAGGGTGCCATTCCGAATCTCGTGGTAGTCTCCTATTCGGAGATTCTCCCTCAAGTTGAAGTTTTCTCAAAGGAAGCAGTGAGCATATACGATGCTAATTAAGAATTTTCAAGCCAATACGATTCAGGACGCGCTTGATCTGGTCCGCAGGGAATTCGGCAAAGAAGCCGTGATTCTCAAGACAGATGTTGTCCGGAACAACGGTTCGAGACTCTTCAGTGTTACAGCGGCTCGCGACTATGACGCCAAGCAAGTGTCAAGTGCAACGATGGCGCCGGAGACTTCGCCAGTTACTCCACCAAGGACGCCTGCAACAGGCACAGCACGACTTGAGTCGGCACTGCTGGATGTTGTGATTCCCGAACTACTGACTGGTGAAGTCAAGCAACTGTTTCTTTCGATGCGCTGTCATGACGTTGAATCGCAATTGGCACTCGATATCTGCCGGCAGCTTCAGCGGCAATCGACAACGAGTCGGGAGAGCCTGGCAAAGATCATGACCGCAATCGCACCGCAATCGATTGGATTGCCGGAAAACAGTTCGAACATCGTGTTTGTCGGGCCGTGCGGTTCCGGCAAGAGTTCGATGCTGGCGAAGCTCGCTACCGAGTTCGTGTTCCATCGCAAGCAGAAGGTGACACTGCAGACACTCGACAACTTCCGTCCGGGTGCAGAAGAAGAAATCACAAATCTGACTGAGATACTTGACCTGGTAGTGGAGACGAACGGTCACAAATCAAAACCGCGACCGATTTCTCATCACTTGATCGACACTACCGGAGTAGTGCTTGGTGATCACAGCGGCCGCGAGTTGCTTGAAAGCGAACTCTCGAATATCCACAATCGCTTTACAGTCCTTGTGCTGGCACTTACGACCGGATGGACGAATATCAGACATTACATCGAATTCGCCCGGCCGTTAGGAATTGACGCTGTCGCATTGACGCAGCTTGACGCAACAGATAGTTGCGGCACGGTACTGAATCTTGCTGTCGGCGATTATCCGCCGTTGTTGTGCTTGAGTGATTCACGGTTACCGAACGCAGTGATATACGACTTCAATGTCGAAGTCTGCCTTGACAAGCTGATCGGAGGCGAGAGTGTCGAATAACGGCAAGCGTCCGAACAGTCGCGCATTCTGTGCCACAGTTTGTTCGGGAAAAGGCGGAGTTGGAAAATCGACAGTCGCGATCCTGCTGGCTTCGCGGTTGGCGGACGCCGGTTACCGGACGCTGTTAATCGATGCCGACTGCGGCTTGGGAGATTTGGCAACACTTACCAATTCAATCGTGAAGCGCGGCTTTGAGTCTATCCTCGCTGGTACGGCAACGTTGGAAGAAGCAACAGTGAAGATCGGGCCACGTCTATGGCTCATTGGAACAGAGGCCGGCTCCAAACTGACAGGGCAGAACAGCGAGTTGGCTGGGCTTGAGAACTGCCTCCAGATTGACACGCTGTTTGACGTCGTCATTATCGACACACCGTCGTCACTTGATCCACTGATTCTCAATCTGATTGCTTTGAGCGATCTGAGCATCAGTGTCACCACACCGCATATCCCTGCGATTGCAGATTCCTACATACAGATTAAGCAGGCAAGTGAAGTCACCGATAAGGGGCAGGCGGCATTTGTTGTCAACAAAGCTGACTCGGAAATAGAGGGCGATCAATCGGCCGCCAAGTTCAGCGAGCTGGTGGAGAAGTTCCTCACCAGAAGCATGTTGGCGCTCGGCTACCTCGAATACAATCCGCTGATACAGAAATGCTCGGAAAGCCAGTCACTTACGACGATTCCGGCGGAACTCGACGGGGCTGTTAAAAAATTGGACAGAATGGTTAAGACGTTGTGTGAACAACACATAGAGAAGGCAAGACGCGGATCATCATTATGGGTGCGGTTGGGAGAGGCGATGGCGCTAAAACGCGTTGTCGGCTTTGACGATACGCAAGTGATGGTTCATAACTAAACGTAAGATCGAAAAAAATGGATTTCTACTTCGATATAATCAGGAAAGGCGTGAAGAGCTTATGAACGTTGCAGATGCATGGAAGGACTACCGCAGCACGGGAAACCCGGAGATCCGGCAACAATTGCTGTCGCATTATCTGCCGCTTGTCCGAAACGTCGCGGGACGCCTCGCGATGGGATTTCCGAAAACTGTGGAGCTGCCGGATTTGGTGAATACCGGCGTCATCGGACTGATCGAAGCATTTGCGAATTTTGATCCGACACGCGGAATCAAATTCGAAACCTATGCTGTGCCGCGAATTCGCGGAGCCATCCTTGACGAATTGCGCAGTCTGGATTGGGTGCCGCGTTCAACGCGCGCAAAGTCGCGTGAGCTTGACCGCGCACATCATGAGCTGGAAGGCAGACTGGGCCGCAAACCGTCGCATCGCGAGCTGGCAAAGTACATGAATGTCACAATCGACGAGTTCGGCGCCACGTTGTCGGATGTCAGTGGAGCAACACTGCTGTCGCTCGATGAGATGATCTATCGCGAAGAAGACAATCGCCAGATTCCACGCATTGAAACCGTTGAAGGACCGGCGGAGTTTTCGGTGCTGGGCGAGATCGAAGAAATGGAACTGCGGGCTTATCTCGGCGTAGCGGTCGCGAATCTGACCGAACAGGAACGCCTGGTGATAGCCCTTTACTATTACGAAGAACTAACACTTAAGGAAATCGGCGAAGTGATGACGATTTCCGAATCGCGGGTTTCGCAGATTCATACGAAGGCAGTTATGAAGCTGCGGAATTTGGTTCGCGAGAAATTTGCAATGTAGGCAGGTGATGCGATGTGGTAAAGCCGATAGCCTTCGCTGACAATCTGGCGAAAACGCCGTTAGCCGAGCGGGTCAACCAACTTCAGAAGACGGCACCCGATACGGACCAGCGGCAGGCAGCCCAGATTGCCGAAGCGCAGCGAGTGCAGAAGCACCGCGAGGCTCAACCAACGGAAAAGACCGATGAGGCGATCATTCATCGGGACAAGCAGCACGCGCAGCAAGAGCACAAAGAAAAGAAGCAAGAGAAGGACACAGACAAAGATAAGAAGAACGGTCTGGATGTGACCGGCTGACATAGGAGTCAAGTATGGATACATGGAATGTGGCACGAATGATATTGGACAGCACCTTCGCGATTGCAATCGTGAGTTTTGTCGCAGTCTTCTTTTACCGGCGGGAAAAGAGAATCCGGTCGCTCATCGCGCAGTACGTGATGAAGGCAGCCGATCAACCGACGCCGATGACGGCACGCGAGTCTCAGCGCGAGCAGGTATACGAACCGCAGGTAAATCATCGTCCGGTCATGCCACGCAACAGCAAGCCGGATTTGGTAGCGCAGTACGAATCGCAGCGCAATTTCGCACCGGCGCCGCAGCCGGCACCAGCAGCCAGAAAAGCGAGCAGGGCGGAGAAGTATCTCGAAGCCGTACGCATGTACCGGCAAGGGAGTCGGCGAGAAGATATAGAAAAGAGTCTCGGCATTTCGTTCATGGAATTGGAACTGCTGGGTCAACTGAAGTAGAAACGCGGAAGATTAAGGAGAAAGTAGGCACATATGGCCATGGAATCACCGTTTTTTCTGACCAAGGTTGAATGCCCGGTCTGCAAAACGATCAATGAATTCGAAAACATCAAAGTCGGCGCTTTCATAGAAGAAGACCACGACACGGATTTCTGTCCGATTGGCCGTCAATGGCGCAATCCGAAGTACGAAGTATACAATCCATTGCTCTTCTTCATGGCGACCTGCGAAAATTGTCTCTATACGAGAGAGTTCAATCAGGCATTCAAGGACTGGAAGAACGACAGCGCATTCCGCAGTTATCGACTCAAGCCGATGCAATCGCGTCACCTTGAGGCGCTGGCAGTTGACGGTTCTGTGCTCAAGATGTTGGGACAGGCACGCGATGCACAGCTCAACCCGTTTGCAACTGCAGTCACGAAATTCCTTTTGGGCATATACGACGAGCTATTGCTCGAACATCCGCGCAAACTGGACCTGGGGAGATTCTATCTGCGAATCGCCTGGCTCTACCGCGAAAATTACGGGCAAGCGCCTGTTGCCGCGCCGGATGATCCGTCGCATTTCGCTTACGATATAGAAAAGGCTTACGCGAAGCTGAAGCAAGCGCGCGACTTCTTTACGCTCAACGTTAACACGATTTCACAGTTAGTTGATGAAGCTTTCACTAAGAACGGCCAGGCTGCCTCGGCGAATTCGGAATTCCTGACAGTCAAAGAAAACTTCACGTCGGAGCTTTCCCGCATCAGTGAGCTTCAGGCGGCACTCAACAGCGCGATTGGCGACATGGCGAGTGCAGTCGAGAAGAACTCGCGGCTTCGCCTTGATTCAGCGCCGCAGTCGGAACGCGGCACGGTGGCATACGGCGGGTTCGCATCATTTGAAGAGTTCATCCGCGAAGTCAAGTCACGCTGGGAATATGCGCCGGTAAGCGAGCAGGAAGCACTGTTGTACGCGATTGAATTCTACAAGAGCGCTCTCGAAGATGGTCACGAGATCCAGCAGGGCAATCAGCAAATTCAGGCGACGTACTTAATCGCCGAGCTTTCGCGCCGTATTGGCCGCAATACGGAAGCGAAGCTCTACTTCAACAACACGATCAAAGCCGGGCAGCAGTTTGTTTTCGACAATCGCGGCGATCAAACACGTACTGCGCTGGCGCGCAAGATCATTGATCTCGCCGTGGCGCAGGGCAAGAGTAACCTTGAGGCCAGCAAAGGCAATTGATCGTGGAACGTACGAGAGAACACGTTGTGACAGTCGGGGGAATGCTCGAACTGTGGGACAAGCTGGAACTGGTGTTTGAAGAGCGGGGGAAGACGGGAAAGTACCGTACCCGTTTGGAGGATGTCACCGATAAGCACCTGGTTATCAATCGTCCGAATTTGATTTCGGGGGATGCTTTGTTTACCGAAGGTGCCGACTTTACGGCATTCTTCTACAAACCGGATTCGGCTTACACATTCAGCGGGAACATAATCGGCAAGAATCCTGACGGTCACGATACTTACTTGATTCCGAAACCACGCACAATCGAACGCAACCAGAGGCGGCGCTACTATCGAATCGCAGTTGAACTACCGGCGGTTCTTATTCCAGCAGACGAATTGCTCGCGGGCAAGATACCGGACCAGGAGTTGAAGGAATTCGAGGCACAGTGCCTCAATCTTTCAGGCAATGGCGCGCTATTTCACACTCGATTCGAAACGGAGATCTCCACCAAGCTCTTCGTGAAGATGCGAGTCGCCGAATTGGGCCGCGAGATCAGTGTGCTCGGCGTGGTTCGCCGAAGCGAAGTCGCGGAAGAAGGCTGGTACAGATATGGCGTGGAGATTTTCACGCTTGAGGAACAGCAAATGTTGTTGTCCAACAGCCAGCTTCAGCGGGTACCGAAACGATTTCAATCGTTTACAGAAATTCAACGCACAGCAATCCTAAACTACATTTTTGCACAACAAGTAGCCCTCAAAAAACGAGGGCTGATTTAATCAGACAGGAGAAGACAATGAGCAGACAAGAGTCACACACAAAGGACGAGAATTTCGTCATCAAGCAGCCACTACAACTCTACAAAGAGCGCAAGCGCCGTTTCGTGCGGTTGGAAATCGCGGCGCCGGTAACATACGGTGTATTGAACATCGATCGCCCGCTGGATGAAGCTCTGCAAAACCAACACAACGGCACGATGCTGAATCTTTCCGGCGGCGGAGTACTGATGGTGGTCGACCAGAACATTACTGAAGGCACGTACCTAACGATGAGCTTCGAACTGGCCGGAAGCGACCTGATTACTGGAATCGCCGGCAAAGTAAAGCGAATCGATGACGATGGTGAAGGCGGATATCTGGTTGGAATCGAATTCTGTTCCGAGACAGAGCTGAACTCAGTGTTCGGCAACGCCAACATCGGCAGCGTGATTTCGAGCTTTGACAATAAGGTAAAGCGGTTCTTGCTCAAGTACATCTTTGCCCGCAAGGTGCAAGAGCGCATGGAGCAGACCCCGGATGAAGAATAGTCGATTCATAGCGCTGCTGTTCAGTTTAGCGATCCTGGCAACTTCGGCGGTTTGTTTTGCACAGGCTGAGAAGTCGGTTATCGTGGTTGTCAATACTGCTGAATCGAGTTGGCCCGACCAAAGTTTTGCCAAGCGTCTGAATACGTTAATGGCAGAGCAAAGTGGCGTGGAGCTTGCCGAGCCAGAAGACTCCGATGAATTGAAGAGAGCAAGCAACGGCTTGTTCAACAAACAGCAGGCAATAGACCATGGTGTTGCCGGCGAACATCGATATGTCTTGTGGTGCGATGTCAGGCGCGAAGAAATGCGTATCGAGAAGGGATTCACCTTACCGTTCTTTGCCAAACAGCGACGAGTGACCGCATATATGGATATCGAATATCGAATCGTCGATTGCCAGCGCGGCCGACTCATGGTGAGCGAGAAGCTAAAAGTGAAGGAACACGGGCCTTCATCAATGCAGTATCTCGATTACACCGACGCTGATCCGAGCCTGTACCTGTCCTACGCTGAACGCAAGGAGATATTCGACAAGCTTGAACAAGAAGCAGCCGACAAATTGACGGAAGTTATTGGCGAGTTGGCGCGGCAAAGATAGTTGATATGGAGGAGCAACTGTCGGACACAATTCGAAGCGCCGTACTTGAGCCTTCGCATCTGGTGTTCGACAATCTCCCCCTGGCGGCATTTGCCGGGGACGCAAAGGGGCAAATCGTTTACACCAATCCGGCTTTTCACCGGCTAATTGACCCGGAACATTACTCCCACGACCTGTGCACGAAACTTGAAGATCTGGAATCGCTGTTTGACACCAACTTGAAGCGGCATTGGCAGGAGATCTTCGCGGGGTGCAATGTAACGCAGATCGAGCCTTTTACTTTTACGAACCGTCGCGGACGCATCTACTATTTGTCAATGTCGTTGTCACGGTCTCGAGTCGAGGAAGTGACCGGCATTATTTATGATCTGACTGAATCCAGCGAGGCGACCGCTAAAGTAGAACGACATTTGCGAGAGCTGAAAATTATCGAGGAGATCTCCCGCGCGCTTCATTCGACGATGCGTTCTGAAGAGATTCTGCGAATCATTCTTGCCGCTGCAACCTGTAAGGAAGGGCTCGGGTTTAATCGGGCGTTCTTGTTCCTACGCGATCAGAAAAGCAATCTCATGGCAGGAAAGATGGCGATTGGTCCCTCGACTCCGGATGAGGCGGGACGAATCTGGGCAGGTATGAATGCGGGCCACAGGTCGCTTTCCGATGTATTGCAGTGCTATCTCAGCAATGTCGACCAATACGACATCGAGGTAAATCACATTGTCAGATCGATGAAGTTTGATCCTGCCAATGAACCACTGATTAATGAGGTCATTGAGACCGGCCATTGGATCAATATTGACAGCGAAAAGCGATTTCGAGAGGCAAGCGAATCAGGGGCATTAAGGCGGCTACATATTTCGTGGTGTTCGATTGTGCCGGTACTGTCAAAAGGGCAAAGCATCGGTGTGATTGTCGCAGACAATTTGATCACAGGAAGACCAATTGAGGACAGCGCGGTAAGGTTGCTTCAAGTGTTTGCCTCACACGCATCGACAGCAATCGAGCATGCCCAGCTCTTTGAGGAAGTTGAGCGTAAGGCTCATTCGCTGGAAGAAGCACAGAAGACGA contains:
- the fliN gene encoding flagellar motor switch protein FliN yields the protein MADEITPNTPQDDDSILGGPPPSGGSAGTPIKATPQSIPADQLSASASVDDEVEAAMLAELARVEAEDATRLGAMGMPTVQPVEFDKFQRVQSTGQAQNIDILLDVKLPVAIELGRTEMSIRDILELGAGSVVELTKLAGEPVDLLVNNKIVARGEVVVVDENFGLRVTSLISPEDRLKSL
- the fliQ gene encoding flagellar biosynthesis protein FliQ, with protein sequence MTSQYVIALGKEAIMLTLMVSAPMLILGLIVGLAIAIFQAVTQIHEMTLTFVPKIVAVGLALLICFPWIINMLVGFTTRLFTSIPTLVG
- the flhB gene encoding flagellar biosynthesis protein FlhB; amino-acid sequence: MADESFQERTEEPTSKRIKEAREKGQVARSTELSSVVIMIASAASLLALGPLMSSTSRDMLTWILTNATTFDLTAATAPAFMLQITILFVKICAPIVIVMVVIAFGVSYVQVGNVISTQALEPKFEKLNFISGLKKLVSVKSMVTALRDIIKLTIITVIAYYAIKKEVPNMIGFTDMDVAGIASAMTAITLKISFKILLALAVIAILDYVYQKWDYTKGLRMSIQDIKEELKQTEGNPQIKGRIRAIQREQARKRMMQDVPKADVVITNPTHIAVALKYDTDVMAAPTVLAKGERLIAEAIKKIAYESGVPVVENKPLARALFKSVEVGMQIPGDLYKAVAEVLAYVYSLNGKSKRRA
- the fliO gene encoding flagellar biosynthetic protein FliO; translation: MKWTIFSIGSLIQFCSVKLFAQEEQVPDFASEMGPTLLQLAGALLLIIIIIYASVWVMKRYSTGKSPVAGELIKIVERRHLTPKQAIYVIKVGEKHVLLGATEAGINKLCDVEIAPPPPVKLGETARSSTKFGQFLKQAKESLMPRTAIEQKGAEV
- the fliP gene encoding flagellar type III secretion system pore protein FliP (The bacterial flagellar biogenesis protein FliP forms a type III secretion system (T3SS)-type pore required for flagellar assembly.), with amino-acid sequence MRLSWRIIAIIALLLAMGTAELMAQSMPQVSISIGGQTTDGKGLSTTLQIVLLLTVLALAPSILVMTTSFIRIVIVMSFLRQALGTNQLPPSQLIMGISLVMTVFVMTPVATQINNNALQPYLKGEISQTEFFETGVKPLREFMLKQTREKDLALFVKYAGLEKPATRDDIPTHVVVPGFILSELRTSFQIAFVIFIPFLVIDMVVASVLMSMGMMMLPPILVALPFKILLFVMVDGWYLIVKSLLESFKIAGG
- the fliR gene encoding flagellar type III secretion system protein FliR; this encodes MQTEAIFGLTLDNIVVFLLSTFRVGGLFVAAPVFGQTTVPVQVKIMLTLMFGYFLFPLVGTQTFQLDPGLLPLVMLGAKEFMFGLIIGFLFQLIFLGVQFGGGVLGYQIGYAMVNVIDPSTSESVPIIGQLKLIISTLIFFIIDGHHVIIQALFESYKVVPIGHVSFNPLAMDAVMHATAAVFIVGVKIAAPVLVTLFITDICLGIVARTMPQMNILIVGFQVKIGVGLFMLALGLPFFHFMFTKVFNQMSIEAFSITKGFAG